Proteins encoded within one genomic window of Eublepharis macularius isolate TG4126 chromosome 10, MPM_Emac_v1.0, whole genome shotgun sequence:
- the RUFY3 gene encoding protein RUFY3 isoform X5, giving the protein MANERMNLMNMAKLSIKGLIESALNLGRTLDSDYAPLQQFFVVMEHCLKHGLKAKKTFLGQNKSFWGPLELVEKFVPEAAEITASVKDLPGLKTPVGRGRAWLRLALMQKKLSEYMKALVNRRELLSEFYEPNALMMEEEGVVIAGLLVGLNVIDANFCMKGEDLDSQVGVIDFSMYLKDGSSSKGTEGDGQITAILDQKNYVEELNRHLSATVNNLQAKVDALEKSNTKLTGELAVANNRIITLQGEMERVKEESSYMLESNRKQVNKQDRTADGQALSDARKQLKEETQLRLDVEKELEVQIGMRQEMELAMRMLEKDVCEKQDALVALRQQLDDLRALKHELSFKLQSSDLGAKQKTELNSRLEEKTNQMAATIKQLEQRLQQAEKERQSLEEDNRLFKQEFGDKIDSLQLEVEQLRKQRSQLELELKRGRDQGLHSRYGIQENKKLHSHGKDFQKTGSKMDSGNKLQEGDSQWRTSAKENAGLLIKTPPSVQEEHEQSSGPGKLELCQLCKEESTRSQKKNVCKNCSGIFCEACSANELPLPSSINPERVCNLCHKHLMQEYSASPS; this is encoded by the exons ATGGCTAATGAACGCATGAACCTGATGAATATGGCTAAACTGAGTATAAAGGGCTTGATCGAATCCGCACTTAATCTTGGCCGAACACTGGACTCTGACTATGCACCCCTTCAGCAGTTTTTTGTAGTAATGGAACACTGCCTTAAACACGGCTTAAAAG CCAAGAAGACTTTTCTGGGCCAAAACAAGTCATTTTGGGGTCCTCTGGAGTTGGTAGAGAAGTTTGTCCCTGAAGCTGCAGAGATCACAGCAAGTGTGAAAGATCTCCCAGGACTGAA GACtcctgtggggaggggaagagcctgGCTTCGCCTAGCACTAATGCAGAAGAAACTTTCAGAGTATATGAAAGCCTTGGTAAACAGAAGGGAACTTCTCAG TGAATTTTATGAACCAAATGCGCTCATGATGGAGGAGGAAGGTGTGGTAATTGCTGGCCTCCTAGTCGGCTTGAATGTCATTGATGCAAATTTCTGCATGAAGGGTGAAGACTTGGACTCCCAG GTTGGCGTTATTGATTTTTCTATGTACTTAAAGGATGGAAGCAGTAGCAAAGGCACTGAGGG AGACGGTCAAATTACCGCAATTCTGGACCAGAAGAATTATGTAGAAGAACTCAACAGACATTTAAG TGCCACTGTCAACAATCTGCAGGCAAAGGTTGATGCTTTAGAAAAATCCAACACTAAACTTACCGGGGAG CTTGCTGTTGCAAACAATAGAATTATAACACTGCAAGGAGAGATGGAGAGAGTCAAAGAAGAGAGTTCGTACATGTTAGAATCCAACAGGAAG CAGGTAAATAAACAAGACAGAACTGCAGATGGACAAGCCTTAAGTGACGCACGGAAACAGCTGAAGGAGGAAACACAGCTACGGCTG GATGTGGAAAAGGAACTCGAGGTACAGATTGGAATGAGACAAGAGATGGAACTGGCCATGAGGATGCTGGAAAAAGACGTTTGCGAGAAGCAAGATGCCCTGGTGGCACTCAGGCAGCAACTCGATGATCTCAGGGCCCTCAAACATGAACTGTCTTTCAAGTTGCAG AGTTCGGACCTGGGAGCGAAACAGAAGACTGAGCTGAACAGCCGCTTGGAGGAGAAGACGAATCAGATGGCTGCAACCATTAAACAACTTGAACAAAG ATTGCAGCAGGCAGAGAAAGAGCGTCAGTCCCTGGAGGAGGACAACCGGCTCTTCAAGCAGGAGTTCGGCGACAAGATTGACAGCCTTCAGCTGGAGGTGGAACAGCTCAGGAAGCAGCG GAGCCAGCTTGAACTGGAATTGAAACGGGGACGAGACCAGGGGTTACATTCTCGCTATGGAATTCAGGAAAACAAAAAGTTGCACAGCCATGGCAAGGATTTCCAGAAGACAGGGTCAAAAATG GATTCTGGAAACAAACTCCAGGAAGGAGATTCTCAGTGGAGAACATCAGCGAAGGAGAATGCAGGACTTCTCATCAA GACGCCTCCTAGTGTGCAAGAAGAGCAT GAGCAGTCTTCTGGCCCTGGGAAATTAGAGCTGTGCCAGTTGTGTAAAGAAGAAAGCACCCGAAGCCAAAAGAAG AACGTTTGCAAGAACTGCAGTGGGATCTTCTGCGAGGCCTGTTCAGCAAACGAACTACCTCTTCCCTCCAGCATCAACCCGGAACGCGTCTGCAACCTATGTCATAAACACTTGATGCAGGAGTATTCTGCAAGCCCCTCATAA
- the RUFY3 gene encoding protein RUFY3 isoform X4 translates to MSALTPQSDMPTPTTDKITQAAMETIYLCKFRVSMDGEWLCLRELDDISLTPDPEPTHEDPNYLMANERMNLMNMAKLSIKGLIESALNLGRTLDSDYAPLQQFFVVMEHCLKHGLKAKKTFLGQNKSFWGPLELVEKFVPEAAEITASVKDLPGLKTPVGRGRAWLRLALMQKKLSEYMKALVNRRELLSEFYEPNALMMEEEGVVIAGLLVGLNVIDANFCMKGEDLDSQVGVIDFSMYLKDGSSSKGTEGDGQITAILDQKNYVEELNRHLSATVNNLQAKVDALEKSNTKLTGELAVANNRIITLQGEMERVKEESSYMLESNRKVNKQDRTADGQALSDARKQLKEETQLRLDVEKELEVQIGMRQEMELAMRMLEKDVCEKQDALVALRQQLDDLRALKHELSFKLQSSDLGAKQKTELNSRLEEKTNQMAATIKQLEQRLQQAEKERQSLEEDNRLFKQEFGDKIDSLQLEVEQLRKQRSQLELELKRGRDQGLHSRYGIQENKKLHSHGKDFQKTGSKMDSGNKLQEGDSQWRTSAKENAGLLIKTPPSVQEEHEQSSGPGKLELCQLCKEESTRSQKKNVCKNCSGIFCEACSANELPLPSSINPERVCNLCHKHLMQEYSASPS, encoded by the exons atCCCAATTATCTCATGGCTAATGAACGCATGAACCTGATGAATATGGCTAAACTGAGTATAAAGGGCTTGATCGAATCCGCACTTAATCTTGGCCGAACACTGGACTCTGACTATGCACCCCTTCAGCAGTTTTTTGTAGTAATGGAACACTGCCTTAAACACGGCTTAAAAG CCAAGAAGACTTTTCTGGGCCAAAACAAGTCATTTTGGGGTCCTCTGGAGTTGGTAGAGAAGTTTGTCCCTGAAGCTGCAGAGATCACAGCAAGTGTGAAAGATCTCCCAGGACTGAA GACtcctgtggggaggggaagagcctgGCTTCGCCTAGCACTAATGCAGAAGAAACTTTCAGAGTATATGAAAGCCTTGGTAAACAGAAGGGAACTTCTCAG TGAATTTTATGAACCAAATGCGCTCATGATGGAGGAGGAAGGTGTGGTAATTGCTGGCCTCCTAGTCGGCTTGAATGTCATTGATGCAAATTTCTGCATGAAGGGTGAAGACTTGGACTCCCAG GTTGGCGTTATTGATTTTTCTATGTACTTAAAGGATGGAAGCAGTAGCAAAGGCACTGAGGG AGACGGTCAAATTACCGCAATTCTGGACCAGAAGAATTATGTAGAAGAACTCAACAGACATTTAAG TGCCACTGTCAACAATCTGCAGGCAAAGGTTGATGCTTTAGAAAAATCCAACACTAAACTTACCGGGGAG CTTGCTGTTGCAAACAATAGAATTATAACACTGCAAGGAGAGATGGAGAGAGTCAAAGAAGAGAGTTCGTACATGTTAGAATCCAACAGGAAG GTAAATAAACAAGACAGAACTGCAGATGGACAAGCCTTAAGTGACGCACGGAAACAGCTGAAGGAGGAAACACAGCTACGGCTG GATGTGGAAAAGGAACTCGAGGTACAGATTGGAATGAGACAAGAGATGGAACTGGCCATGAGGATGCTGGAAAAAGACGTTTGCGAGAAGCAAGATGCCCTGGTGGCACTCAGGCAGCAACTCGATGATCTCAGGGCCCTCAAACATGAACTGTCTTTCAAGTTGCAG AGTTCGGACCTGGGAGCGAAACAGAAGACTGAGCTGAACAGCCGCTTGGAGGAGAAGACGAATCAGATGGCTGCAACCATTAAACAACTTGAACAAAG ATTGCAGCAGGCAGAGAAAGAGCGTCAGTCCCTGGAGGAGGACAACCGGCTCTTCAAGCAGGAGTTCGGCGACAAGATTGACAGCCTTCAGCTGGAGGTGGAACAGCTCAGGAAGCAGCG GAGCCAGCTTGAACTGGAATTGAAACGGGGACGAGACCAGGGGTTACATTCTCGCTATGGAATTCAGGAAAACAAAAAGTTGCACAGCCATGGCAAGGATTTCCAGAAGACAGGGTCAAAAATG GATTCTGGAAACAAACTCCAGGAAGGAGATTCTCAGTGGAGAACATCAGCGAAGGAGAATGCAGGACTTCTCATCAA GACGCCTCCTAGTGTGCAAGAAGAGCAT GAGCAGTCTTCTGGCCCTGGGAAATTAGAGCTGTGCCAGTTGTGTAAAGAAGAAAGCACCCGAAGCCAAAAGAAG AACGTTTGCAAGAACTGCAGTGGGATCTTCTGCGAGGCCTGTTCAGCAAACGAACTACCTCTTCCCTCCAGCATCAACCCGGAACGCGTCTGCAACCTATGTCATAAACACTTGATGCAGGAGTATTCTGCAAGCCCCTCATAA
- the RUFY3 gene encoding protein RUFY3 isoform X3, which produces MSALTPQSDMPTPTTDKITQAAMETIYLCKFRVSMDGEWLCLRELDDISLTPDPEPTHEDPNYLMANERMNLMNMAKLSIKGLIESALNLGRTLDSDYAPLQQFFVVMEHCLKHGLKAKKTFLGQNKSFWGPLELVEKFVPEAAEITASVKDLPGLKTPVGRGRAWLRLALMQKKLSEYMKALVNRRELLSEFYEPNALMMEEEGVVIAGLLVGLNVIDANFCMKGEDLDSQVGVIDFSMYLKDGSSSKGTEGDGQITAILDQKNYVEELNRHLSATVNNLQAKVDALEKSNTKLTGELAVANNRIITLQGEMERVKEESSYMLESNRKQVNKQDRTADGQALSDARKQLKEETQLRLDVEKELEVQIGMRQEMELAMRMLEKDVCEKQDALVALRQQLDDLRALKHELSFKLQSSDLGAKQKTELNSRLEEKTNQMAATIKQLEQRLQQAEKERQSLEEDNRLFKQEFGDKIDSLQLEVEQLRKQRSQLELELKRGRDQGLHSRYGIQENKKLHSHGKDFQKTGSKMDSGNKLQEGDSQWRTSAKENAGLLIKTPPSVQEEHEQSSGPGKLELCQLCKEESTRSQKKNVCKNCSGIFCEACSANELPLPSSINPERVCNLCHKHLMQEYSASPS; this is translated from the exons atCCCAATTATCTCATGGCTAATGAACGCATGAACCTGATGAATATGGCTAAACTGAGTATAAAGGGCTTGATCGAATCCGCACTTAATCTTGGCCGAACACTGGACTCTGACTATGCACCCCTTCAGCAGTTTTTTGTAGTAATGGAACACTGCCTTAAACACGGCTTAAAAG CCAAGAAGACTTTTCTGGGCCAAAACAAGTCATTTTGGGGTCCTCTGGAGTTGGTAGAGAAGTTTGTCCCTGAAGCTGCAGAGATCACAGCAAGTGTGAAAGATCTCCCAGGACTGAA GACtcctgtggggaggggaagagcctgGCTTCGCCTAGCACTAATGCAGAAGAAACTTTCAGAGTATATGAAAGCCTTGGTAAACAGAAGGGAACTTCTCAG TGAATTTTATGAACCAAATGCGCTCATGATGGAGGAGGAAGGTGTGGTAATTGCTGGCCTCCTAGTCGGCTTGAATGTCATTGATGCAAATTTCTGCATGAAGGGTGAAGACTTGGACTCCCAG GTTGGCGTTATTGATTTTTCTATGTACTTAAAGGATGGAAGCAGTAGCAAAGGCACTGAGGG AGACGGTCAAATTACCGCAATTCTGGACCAGAAGAATTATGTAGAAGAACTCAACAGACATTTAAG TGCCACTGTCAACAATCTGCAGGCAAAGGTTGATGCTTTAGAAAAATCCAACACTAAACTTACCGGGGAG CTTGCTGTTGCAAACAATAGAATTATAACACTGCAAGGAGAGATGGAGAGAGTCAAAGAAGAGAGTTCGTACATGTTAGAATCCAACAGGAAG CAGGTAAATAAACAAGACAGAACTGCAGATGGACAAGCCTTAAGTGACGCACGGAAACAGCTGAAGGAGGAAACACAGCTACGGCTG GATGTGGAAAAGGAACTCGAGGTACAGATTGGAATGAGACAAGAGATGGAACTGGCCATGAGGATGCTGGAAAAAGACGTTTGCGAGAAGCAAGATGCCCTGGTGGCACTCAGGCAGCAACTCGATGATCTCAGGGCCCTCAAACATGAACTGTCTTTCAAGTTGCAG AGTTCGGACCTGGGAGCGAAACAGAAGACTGAGCTGAACAGCCGCTTGGAGGAGAAGACGAATCAGATGGCTGCAACCATTAAACAACTTGAACAAAG ATTGCAGCAGGCAGAGAAAGAGCGTCAGTCCCTGGAGGAGGACAACCGGCTCTTCAAGCAGGAGTTCGGCGACAAGATTGACAGCCTTCAGCTGGAGGTGGAACAGCTCAGGAAGCAGCG GAGCCAGCTTGAACTGGAATTGAAACGGGGACGAGACCAGGGGTTACATTCTCGCTATGGAATTCAGGAAAACAAAAAGTTGCACAGCCATGGCAAGGATTTCCAGAAGACAGGGTCAAAAATG GATTCTGGAAACAAACTCCAGGAAGGAGATTCTCAGTGGAGAACATCAGCGAAGGAGAATGCAGGACTTCTCATCAA GACGCCTCCTAGTGTGCAAGAAGAGCAT GAGCAGTCTTCTGGCCCTGGGAAATTAGAGCTGTGCCAGTTGTGTAAAGAAGAAAGCACCCGAAGCCAAAAGAAG AACGTTTGCAAGAACTGCAGTGGGATCTTCTGCGAGGCCTGTTCAGCAAACGAACTACCTCTTCCCTCCAGCATCAACCCGGAACGCGTCTGCAACCTATGTCATAAACACTTGATGCAGGAGTATTCTGCAAGCCCCTCATAA